A genomic segment from Mucilaginibacter terrenus encodes:
- the nuoH gene encoding NADH-quinone oxidoreductase subunit NuoH: protein MELTDIAIKFGLIIVIFLISLVIAMYSTYAERKIAAFFQDRIGPNRAGPWGILQPLADGGKMFLKEEIIPTNATPFLFIVGPSLAILTACIGSAVIPWGQNLVVNGKSIPLQVTDINVGILYIFGVVSLGVYGVMIGGWASNNKYSLLGAIRAASQNISYEISMGLSIIALLLVTGTLSLGEIAQQQHGFWANGWFTWNFFKQPLGFLLFLVCAFAETNRTPFDLPECETELVGGYHTEYSSMKLGFYLFAEYINMFVSSAVMATLYWGGYNYPGMDWVAANAGPNISVILGTVLLFGKVFMFIFFFMWIRWTIPRFRYDQLMDLGWKVLIPLAIANIVITGIVITFL from the coding sequence ATGGAACTAACAGATATAGCCATTAAATTCGGGCTTATTATAGTTATCTTTTTAATAAGCCTTGTTATTGCCATGTATTCTACCTATGCCGAGCGTAAGATAGCGGCATTTTTTCAGGATAGGATAGGGCCAAACCGTGCTGGTCCATGGGGTATATTACAGCCGCTTGCAGATGGTGGTAAAATGTTCCTGAAAGAAGAAATTATTCCTACCAATGCAACGCCATTCCTGTTCATAGTTGGCCCCTCTCTGGCTATTTTAACAGCTTGTATCGGTTCAGCGGTTATCCCATGGGGACAAAACCTAGTGGTGAATGGCAAGAGCATTCCATTGCAAGTTACTGATATAAACGTAGGTATACTTTATATTTTCGGCGTGGTTTCACTTGGTGTATACGGTGTGATGATAGGTGGTTGGGCGTCAAACAACAAATATTCTTTGTTGGGTGCTATACGTGCTGCCTCTCAAAATATCAGCTACGAAATTTCAATGGGCCTTAGCATTATTGCTTTGTTATTGGTTACAGGCACTTTGAGCCTGGGCGAAATAGCTCAGCAGCAGCATGGCTTTTGGGCAAATGGATGGTTTACCTGGAATTTTTTCAAGCAGCCTTTAGGTTTCTTATTATTCCTGGTGTGTGCTTTTGCCGAAACTAACCGTACGCCTTTTGACCTTCCGGAGTGTGAAACAGAACTTGTGGGCGGGTACCATACCGAGTATTCGTCTATGAAGCTGGGCTTTTACCTGTTTGCGGAATACATCAATATGTTTGTTTCGTCGGCAGTAATGGCAACCCTTTATTGGGGTGGTTACAACTACCCGGGGATGGATTGGGTTGCTGCAAACGCAGGGCCAAACATTTCTGTGATATTAGGAACAGTGCTGTTGTTTGGCAAAGTATTCATGTTCATTTTCTTCTTCATGTGGATACGCTGGACAATCCCGCGTTTCCGTTATGACCAGTTAATGGATCTTGGCTGGAAGGTGCTTATACCGCTGGCTATAGCTAACATAGTTATTACAGGTATAGTTATTACCTTTTTATAA
- a CDS encoding NuoI/complex I 23 kDa subunit family protein translates to MESLSNKKKVLEVKPLNFWEKAYLPAIAKGLSITMKHFWKKPVTIQYPEQKREFSENFRGMHSLKRDEEGRERCTACGLCALSCPAEAITMTAGERQKGEENLYREEKYAAVYEINMLRCIFCGLCEEACPKEAIYLDGDIVPSDYLRKDFIYGKDKLVEPPLNQ, encoded by the coding sequence ATGGAATCATTAAGTAATAAAAAGAAAGTTTTAGAGGTAAAGCCACTCAATTTTTGGGAGAAGGCCTACCTGCCGGCTATAGCAAAAGGGCTCAGTATTACCATGAAGCACTTTTGGAAAAAGCCTGTAACTATACAATACCCAGAACAGAAGCGTGAGTTCTCTGAAAACTTCAGGGGAATGCACTCACTTAAACGTGACGAAGAGGGACGTGAGCGTTGTACAGCCTGCGGGTTATGTGCACTATCATGCCCGGCAGAAGCTATTACAATGACTGCAGGTGAACGCCAGAAGGGTGAGGAAAACCTTTACCGTGAAGAGAAGTATGCCGCAGTTTACGAGATAAACATGCTACGCTGCATTTTTTGTGGCTTGTGCGAGGAAGCTTGCCCTAAAGAGGCGATATACCTGGACGGGGATATTGTCCCTTCAGACTATTTACGTAAAGACTTTATTTACGGCAAGGATAAATTAGTAGAGCCACCTTTAAACCAATAA
- a CDS encoding NADH-quinone oxidoreductase subunit J family protein: MSTFYVIAFLSIFFSILVISAKNPVHSILYLILTFFTFTIHYILLNAQFLAIVNFIVYMGAILVLFLYTLMLINLNKEAEPVKPFQVKLAAVFGGGILAVALVSSLKLVGASDPLVIKNPGLGLVKNLGKVLFNEFLLPFEVSSVLLLSAMVGAVLLATKDPKATA; encoded by the coding sequence ATGAGTACATTTTACGTCATTGCGTTTTTATCGATATTTTTCTCCATACTGGTTATTTCTGCAAAAAACCCGGTGCACAGTATTCTGTACCTTATACTCACGTTTTTTACTTTCACTATTCACTACATCTTACTAAACGCGCAGTTTTTGGCTATCGTTAATTTCATCGTTTACATGGGTGCCATATTGGTGCTGTTCTTATACACGCTGATGCTTATTAACCTTAATAAGGAAGCTGAGCCTGTAAAACCCTTCCAAGTAAAACTGGCTGCTGTATTTGGTGGTGGTATTTTAGCGGTTGCGCTGGTATCATCGTTAAAACTGGTAGGCGCGTCTGATCCGCTGGTTATCAAAAACCCGGGATTAGGGTTGGTTAAAAATTTGGGTAAAGTATTGTTCAACGAATTCCTACTGCCTTTTGAAGTGTCGTCCGTATTGCTGTTATCGGCAATGGTAGGCGCCGTTTTATTGGCTACAAAAGATCCTAAAGCAACCGCATAA
- the nuoK gene encoding NADH-quinone oxidoreductase subunit NuoK yields the protein MESLTHAIHTVPLNHYILLSAVIFSIGIMGVLLRRNAIVIFMSVELMLNSVNLLLTAFSVYRGDAAGQVFVFFIMALAAAEVAVGLAIIVMIYRNTNSIDINVLNRLKW from the coding sequence ATGGAAAGTTTAACCCACGCAATTCACACGGTTCCGTTAAACCATTACATTCTTTTAAGCGCTGTTATATTTTCTATCGGCATAATGGGTGTGTTATTACGCCGTAATGCGATAGTGATATTCATGTCTGTAGAGTTAATGCTGAATTCGGTTAACCTTCTGTTGACCGCATTCTCCGTATATCGCGGCGACGCAGCAGGACAAGTATTTGTATTTTTTATTATGGCACTTGCTGCTGCGGAAGTTGCAGTGGGCCTGGCCATTATAGTAATGATATACCGGAACACCAATTCGATAGACATCAATGTCCTGAATCGTTTGAAGTGGTAA
- the nuoL gene encoding NADH-quinone oxidoreductase subunit L translates to MNNLIWLIPVLPLAGFVINGLGRNSLSKGIIGTIGSLLVLVAFGLSLAAFFQIKSSGVPINVTVFDWISVGSFKIPFSFLVDQLSSIMLLIITGVGFLIHLYSAGYMHDDAGFGKFFAYLNLFVFFMLLLVMGSNYVVMFVGWEGVGLCSYLLIGFWYTNGAYSDAAKKAFIMNRIGDLGFLLGIFLLAKEFNSTSFQEIFPKVGGMPRGHLYFTVVTLLLFIGAVGKSAQLPLFTWLPDAMAGPTPVSALIHAATMVTAGIYMIARSNILFSMAPDTMEVIAIIGLATACFAALIALTQTDIKKVLAYSTVSQLGYMFLGLGVGAYTGSFFHVLTHAFFKALLFLGAGSVIHAMGGEQDMRKMGELKGKIKITFITMLIGTIAIAGIPPFSGFFSKDEILAAAFAHSTTFYVVGVITAGLTSFYMFRMMYLTFWGKFRGTHEQEHHLHESPASMTIPLIVLAVLSAIAGAIGVPAVMGGHHELGAYLAPVFKGSVALLGEHELSHSTEWILMAVSVGVAILALIYAYVKYVSNAHVPVADDQERPALSNLSYHKFYVDELYDTIIRKPLDAASVFFYNIIEKSGIDGLVNGLGKGTVEASKGLRLLQTGNVGFYIFMMVIGIIAVLVYSFVKI, encoded by the coding sequence ATGAACAATTTGATCTGGCTTATTCCTGTATTACCTCTGGCCGGTTTTGTGATAAACGGACTAGGACGTAACAGCTTATCTAAAGGCATTATTGGCACCATTGGCAGTTTGCTGGTGCTGGTGGCATTTGGATTAAGCCTTGCGGCATTCTTCCAGATAAAATCTTCCGGTGTTCCCATTAACGTTACTGTATTTGATTGGATCAGCGTAGGAAGCTTTAAAATTCCATTCTCTTTCCTGGTTGATCAGTTAAGCTCTATAATGTTGCTGATCATCACTGGTGTAGGTTTTTTAATTCACCTTTACTCTGCAGGTTACATGCATGATGATGCAGGTTTCGGCAAGTTCTTCGCTTACCTGAACCTGTTTGTGTTTTTTATGCTGCTTTTGGTAATGGGCAGTAACTACGTGGTGATGTTTGTTGGCTGGGAAGGTGTAGGTTTATGCTCATACCTGCTTATCGGCTTTTGGTATACCAATGGCGCCTATTCTGACGCTGCTAAAAAGGCATTTATCATGAACCGTATAGGTGACCTCGGGTTCTTGTTAGGAATATTCCTTTTAGCTAAAGAGTTTAACAGCACTTCTTTTCAGGAGATATTCCCTAAGGTTGGCGGCATGCCTCGCGGCCATTTATATTTCACAGTAGTAACGCTGCTGTTGTTTATAGGCGCGGTTGGTAAATCGGCACAGTTGCCGCTGTTCACCTGGCTGCCCGATGCAATGGCAGGCCCAACGCCAGTATCAGCGCTTATACATGCTGCAACCATGGTTACAGCGGGTATTTACATGATAGCACGCTCTAACATCTTGTTCAGCATGGCGCCTGACACTATGGAGGTAATAGCTATCATCGGATTAGCGACTGCTTGCTTTGCTGCCCTTATTGCACTTACACAAACCGACATAAAAAAGGTACTGGCGTATTCAACAGTATCTCAGTTAGGATACATGTTCCTGGGCTTAGGTGTTGGTGCTTATACCGGATCATTTTTTCACGTGTTAACTCACGCATTCTTCAAAGCTTTGTTATTCCTTGGGGCTGGTTCCGTTATCCACGCCATGGGAGGAGAGCAGGACATGCGCAAAATGGGAGAATTAAAAGGTAAGATCAAAATAACCTTTATTACCATGCTGATAGGCACTATAGCCATTGCTGGTATCCCTCCTTTCTCGGGGTTCTTTTCAAAGGACGAGATATTAGCTGCTGCTTTTGCGCATAGCACAACATTTTACGTAGTTGGTGTTATCACCGCCGGTTTAACATCGTTTTATATGTTCCGGATGATGTACTTGACGTTTTGGGGTAAATTCCGCGGAACGCACGAACAAGAACATCACCTGCATGAGTCTCCCGCAAGCATGACTATTCCGCTGATAGTACTTGCGGTTCTTTCAGCCATTGCGGGTGCTATTGGTGTTCCTGCAGTCATGGGTGGCCATCATGAACTTGGCGCGTACCTTGCCCCGGTATTTAAAGGCTCGGTTGCATTGCTTGGTGAGCATGAGCTAAGCCACAGCACAGAATGGATATTGATGGCTGTATCCGTGGGTGTAGCAATACTTGCGCTGATTTACGCTTATGTTAAATACGTAAGTAATGCTCACGTGCCGGTTGCAGATGATCAGGAAAGGCCTGCATTATCCAACCTGTCTTACCACAAGTTTTATGTAGATGAATTGTATGATACAATAATCCGTAAGCCACTTGATGCTGCATCGGTATTCTTTTATAACATCATAGAAAAAAGCGGAATTGACGGCCTGGTTAACGGTTTAGGTAAAGGTACAGTAGAGGCAAGCAAAGGCCTGCGTCTGCTGCAAACAGGTAATGTAGGCTTTTACATATTCATGATGGTTATTGGCATTATCGCCGTTTTAGTATACAGTTTTGTTAAAATATAA
- a CDS encoding complex I subunit 4 family protein, with amino-acid sequence MTVSILLLLPVLAAIVVSFIKNGSAKHASMFFALAELALAFYFLSGFVADRSIQYAIDLPWIPKFGIYFSAGIDGISMVMVLLTTVLVPIIILTTYEHQYKNANAFYALILFMQAGLLTVFTALDGFLFYVGWEAALIPIYFICALWGGENRIRVNLKFFIYTFAGSLFMLVGIIYLYLQTPNKVYDIHAFYDLALSPGQQSWVFLAFFIAFAIKMPLFPFHTWQPDTYSEAPSGGSMMLSGIMLKMGIYGAIRWMIPNAPLGFLHWVNTAMILAIIGIVYASIIAFKQKDGKRLVAYSSIAHVGLIAAGIFAWNLVGIQGALIQMVSHGINVVGMFFIWDIISRRMNTRDIDQLGGIAKVAPNFAIAFLIITLGTVALPLTNGFVGEFLLLKSVFSYGLYFAAVAGLTIIFGAVYMLRMYKGVMQGQLNDLTATFTDIKGSEKLALGIICALIIVIGVYPQPLLHISEAAANHLFNEVSHKFMNAKF; translated from the coding sequence ATGACGGTTAGTATTTTACTTCTTTTACCGGTTTTAGCTGCTATAGTTGTTTCGTTTATTAAGAACGGATCTGCAAAGCATGCATCCATGTTTTTTGCACTTGCAGAGCTTGCACTGGCGTTTTACTTCCTTAGCGGCTTTGTTGCCGACAGATCTATACAGTATGCGATTGATCTGCCGTGGATACCTAAATTTGGCATTTACTTTAGCGCCGGCATAGATGGTATCAGCATGGTTATGGTGCTGTTAACTACAGTGCTTGTGCCAATTATTATCCTGACCACCTATGAACATCAGTATAAGAATGCAAATGCTTTTTATGCTTTAATTCTGTTTATGCAGGCAGGTTTGCTAACAGTGTTTACAGCACTAGATGGTTTCTTGTTTTATGTTGGATGGGAAGCCGCGTTGATACCGATTTATTTCATCTGTGCGCTATGGGGCGGCGAGAACCGCATCCGCGTTAACCTGAAATTCTTTATTTACACCTTTGCAGGTTCACTTTTTATGCTGGTAGGTATTATTTACCTGTACCTGCAAACGCCTAACAAGGTGTATGACATTCATGCATTTTATGATTTGGCCTTATCACCCGGCCAGCAGTCGTGGGTTTTCCTGGCGTTCTTTATTGCTTTTGCTATAAAGATGCCATTGTTCCCTTTCCATACCTGGCAACCGGATACCTACAGCGAGGCGCCATCAGGCGGTAGCATGATGCTTTCCGGAATTATGCTGAAAATGGGTATTTATGGTGCAATCCGCTGGATGATACCTAATGCACCGTTAGGCTTTTTACATTGGGTGAATACGGCCATGATACTCGCTATTATCGGCATTGTATATGCATCAATAATTGCCTTTAAACAAAAAGATGGTAAGCGCCTGGTTGCTTATTCTTCTATAGCACACGTTGGCCTTATAGCTGCGGGTATTTTTGCATGGAACCTGGTGGGTATACAAGGTGCTCTAATACAAATGGTAAGCCATGGTATAAACGTAGTAGGAATGTTCTTTATATGGGATATTATAAGCCGTAGAATGAACACCCGGGATATAGACCAGCTTGGTGGCATAGCTAAAGTAGCTCCGAATTTTGCAATTGCATTCCTGATTATCACACTGGGTACAGTTGCGTTACCGCTTACTAACGGATTTGTTGGCGAGTTTCTGTTGTTAAAGAGTGTTTTTAGCTACGGTTTGTATTTCGCAGCTGTTGCTGGCCTTACCATAATCTTTGGTGCTGTATATATGTTGAGAATGTACAAAGGGGTAATGCAAGGGCAGTTAAACGACCTTACGGCAACCTTTACAGATATTAAAGGCTCAGAAAAACTTGCGTTGGGTATTATTTGCGCGCTAATCATTGTTATAGGTGTTTATCCGCAGCCGCTTTTGCATATATCTGAGGCTGCCGCAAATCACCTTTTCAACGAGGTTAGTCATAAGTTTATGAATGCTAAATTTTAA
- a CDS encoding NADH-quinone oxidoreductase subunit N has protein sequence MTPLIIISVLPIVLLYLGLFKAQKALLPVAIIGMLVAMGTAIAAWTTQDQAQPIYNGMLLFNNFSVAFTVVSIISTILILMLSKGYFEKISTHVAEYYAIILFSLAGIIVMVSYHNLTMLFIGIEIMSVSLYILAGIRKNDFASNEAALKYFLMGAFSTGFLLFGITLIYGSTGSFDLDAIRDWIVTHPRKVDPLFYTGVMLIIVGLCFKVGAAPFHFWTPDVYEGAPSLITAYMSTVVKAAGFAAFLRLFSACFATIADFWAPVLMVITIITLFIGNITALYQQSFKRMLAFSSISHAGYLLFAIVALGAASANSVFVYATAYSIASIIAFGALVLVRQQTGTDDFEGFNGLAGKNPFLAFVLTISMLSLAGIPLTAGFMGKFYMFSGALLQYRYWLVIIAVVNAIISIFYYFRVIVAMYFRPAERTEVVVPAYYKFVLGFSALATIVIGVYPTLVSSLI, from the coding sequence ATGACACCTTTAATTATCATATCTGTTTTACCGATAGTACTACTTTACCTCGGCTTGTTTAAAGCTCAAAAAGCTTTGTTGCCCGTCGCTATTATTGGTATGCTGGTTGCTATGGGCACTGCCATTGCAGCATGGACCACTCAAGATCAGGCACAGCCTATTTATAACGGCATGCTGCTGTTCAACAACTTTTCTGTTGCCTTTACAGTAGTAAGCATTATATCTACCATATTGATTTTGATGCTTTCAAAAGGCTATTTTGAAAAGATAAGCACACATGTTGCGGAGTACTATGCTATTATTCTATTCTCGCTTGCTGGCATAATAGTTATGGTAAGCTATCACAACCTAACCATGCTGTTCATCGGTATCGAAATCATGTCAGTTAGTTTGTACATTCTTGCCGGCATTCGTAAAAACGATTTTGCCTCCAACGAAGCTGCCTTAAAGTACTTCTTAATGGGTGCCTTCTCAACCGGGTTCCTATTGTTCGGCATAACGCTTATTTACGGCTCAACAGGTTCTTTTGATCTGGATGCTATCCGTGACTGGATCGTAACTCATCCCCGCAAAGTTGATCCCCTGTTCTATACGGGTGTAATGCTGATTATAGTAGGCCTTTGTTTTAAAGTGGGCGCTGCACCGTTTCATTTTTGGACGCCAGACGTTTATGAAGGTGCTCCTTCGCTCATTACCGCATACATGTCTACAGTTGTGAAAGCAGCAGGTTTTGCAGCGTTCCTTAGGCTGTTCTCAGCTTGTTTTGCCACCATTGCCGATTTTTGGGCACCTGTGCTAATGGTAATAACTATTATAACGTTGTTCATTGGGAATATCACGGCGCTTTACCAGCAAAGCTTTAAGCGAATGCTGGCGTTCTCCAGTATATCGCATGCCGGATACTTGCTTTTTGCTATTGTAGCATTGGGTGCCGCTTCTGCAAATTCGGTATTTGTTTATGCTACAGCATACTCTATAGCATCAATAATTGCCTTTGGTGCACTGGTGCTGGTAAGGCAGCAAACGGGGACTGACGATTTTGAGGGTTTTAATGGTCTGGCCGGCAAAAACCCCTTTTTAGCGTTTGTACTTACAATCAGCATGCTTTCTCTTGCGGGGATACCACTAACTGCAGGCTTCATGGGTAAGTTCTACATGTTTTCAGGTGCATTACTTCAATACAGGTATTGGTTGGTGATTATAGCTGTGGTAAACGCTATTATAAGCATCTTCTACTACTTTAGGGTTATAGTTGCCATGTATTTCCGCCCTGCGGAACGTACAGAAGTAGTAGTTCCGGCATATTACAAGTTTGTATTAGGCTTCTCTGCTTTAGCTACCATAGTAATAGGGGTTTACCCCACCTTGGTATCTAGCCTTATTTAA
- a CDS encoding DedA family protein — MENFWEYLRTLTDAQSIISSGGFYLLLIVVFAETGLFFGFFLPGDYLLFLAGILSAAGIIQVPVYVLVLSLIAAGILGNFTGYWFGYRTGPVLFSKNDSLFFKKRYIVVAEEFYAKYGGMALILGRFFPIVRTFAPIFAGVVKVDIKKFTLYNIIGSVAWVTTLTLAGYFLGRRFPQLKDYLQYIILGLIIITTVPLIFAFVKKKISGGNETNKNNI, encoded by the coding sequence ATGGAGAACTTTTGGGAATACCTGCGCACTTTAACAGATGCACAATCCATTATTAGCAGTGGCGGTTTTTACCTGTTGCTTATTGTGGTTTTTGCGGAAACCGGCTTGTTCTTCGGGTTCTTCCTGCCCGGTGATTATCTTCTTTTTTTAGCTGGGATACTTAGTGCAGCCGGGATTATCCAGGTGCCTGTTTATGTACTAGTTCTTTCATTGATTGCTGCAGGCATCTTGGGCAACTTTACAGGTTATTGGTTTGGCTACCGAACAGGGCCTGTTTTGTTCAGTAAGAATGATTCGTTGTTCTTTAAGAAACGCTATATCGTAGTTGCCGAAGAGTTTTACGCAAAATATGGTGGAATGGCGCTTATCTTAGGAAGATTTTTCCCGATAGTTAGGACTTTTGCCCCTATATTTGCAGGTGTTGTTAAAGTAGATATCAAAAAATTTACTTTATACAATATCATTGGCAGTGTTGCATGGGTAACAACGTTAACACTGGCAGGTTATTTTTTGGGGCGCAGGTTCCCGCAACTAAAAGATTACCTGCAATATATAATATTGGGATTAATTATTATAACAACAGTGCCGCTGATTTTTGCTTTTGTCAAAAAGAAGATTTCGGGCGGCAACGAAACAAATAAAAACAACATCTAA
- a CDS encoding inorganic diphosphatase: protein MSTLHPWHQVSPGENIPEIVNAIIEIPKGSKAKYEIDKDSGLLKLDRVLFSSVMYPANYGFIPQTYCDDKDPLDILVLCSIDVFPMSIIEAKVVGVMHMVDNGEQDDKIIAVAKNDMSVNYINDLNELPPHAMTEIVRFFKDYKKLEGKNVTIEHLLGVRYAHKVISESMDLYKSTFPVYQA from the coding sequence ATGAGCACCCTACACCCATGGCACCAGGTTTCTCCCGGTGAAAACATTCCTGAGATTGTAAACGCGATAATTGAAATACCAAAAGGCTCAAAAGCCAAATATGAAATTGACAAAGATTCAGGCTTGTTAAAACTTGACCGTGTTTTGTTTTCATCTGTAATGTATCCGGCCAATTACGGCTTTATACCACAAACTTATTGCGACGACAAAGATCCGCTTGATATTTTAGTACTTTGCTCTATAGACGTTTTTCCAATGTCTATTATTGAAGCAAAAGTTGTAGGTGTAATGCACATGGTAGATAACGGCGAACAAGACGACAAGATTATTGCCGTAGCAAAGAACGATATGTCTGTAAACTACATTAACGATCTTAACGAATTGCCGCCACACGCCATGACCGAAATCGTGCGTTTCTTTAAAGATTATAAAAAACTAGAAGGCAAGAACGTAACTATCGAGCATTTGCTTGGTGTGCGTTATGCCCACAAGGTTATATCTGAAAGTATGGATCTTTATAAGTCCACTTTCCCTGTTTACCAAGCGTAA
- a CDS encoding hemolysin family protein — MGPEHYEISVFYIIATIFLVLLNGFFVAAEFAMVRVRGSQIEIKAKSGSGVAKVARGILHNLDGYLAATQLGITIASLALGVVGEEVATNIVIRAFLAVGITLSPGFITASHVLAFATITILHIVFGELAPKSIAIQKSVRTTLAVSLPLRGFFIAARPFIWVLNGFANLILKAFGIANVEGGETHHSSEELQYLLEQGKETGAIDSNEHELIQNVFDFNERVVKNIMVPRTKIQGIELDTPKAELLEMLVTEGYSRMPVYDEVIDKIVGIVHAKDVLPLLVKGDDIVLKDIMRKPYFIPETKKINDLMAELQQKRIQIAIVSDEFGGTAGMVTLEDIVEELVGEIQDEFDEEKPIVEKITEREFVVNALAPIYDVNEHLPHDLPEDGDFDTVSGWLGDIFGKIPDVGEQKESNGYNITVLKKSDQNIESVKLELLINEEDAVDLH, encoded by the coding sequence ATGGGCCCCGAGCATTACGAAATAAGTGTATTTTATATTATAGCCACCATTTTTTTGGTGCTTCTGAATGGGTTTTTTGTTGCCGCGGAGTTCGCGATGGTGCGTGTCCGCGGTTCGCAAATTGAAATTAAAGCAAAATCTGGCAGCGGCGTAGCAAAGGTAGCACGCGGTATATTACATAATTTGGACGGCTATTTAGCCGCCACACAACTCGGCATCACCATTGCTTCACTTGCGTTAGGTGTAGTGGGGGAAGAGGTTGCTACCAACATAGTGATAAGAGCATTTCTGGCGGTAGGCATAACACTTTCACCTGGCTTTATTACAGCCAGCCATGTGTTGGCATTTGCCACCATTACAATTTTACATATTGTATTTGGAGAATTAGCCCCTAAGTCGATCGCTATTCAAAAGTCAGTCCGTACAACGTTAGCGGTTTCGCTACCATTACGAGGATTCTTTATAGCAGCAAGGCCATTTATATGGGTACTTAATGGTTTCGCTAACCTGATTTTAAAAGCATTTGGCATCGCTAATGTAGAGGGAGGTGAAACACATCATTCATCAGAAGAACTGCAGTATCTGTTGGAGCAAGGCAAGGAAACCGGCGCCATTGACTCTAACGAGCACGAATTGATACAGAACGTATTCGACTTCAACGAGCGGGTGGTAAAGAACATTATGGTACCTCGTACTAAAATACAAGGTATTGAATTGGATACGCCTAAGGCGGAGCTGTTAGAAATGCTGGTTACAGAGGGGTATTCACGTATGCCTGTGTACGATGAAGTGATTGATAAAATTGTAGGTATTGTGCACGCCAAAGATGTACTGCCTCTTTTAGTAAAGGGAGATGACATAGTGTTGAAGGACATTATGCGTAAACCTTACTTCATCCCGGAAACAAAAAAGATTAACGACCTGATGGCCGAACTGCAGCAAAAGCGCATACAAATAGCAATTGTAAGTGACGAGTTTGGTGGTACAGCAGGAATGGTGACCTTGGAAGATATTGTTGAGGAATTGGTTGGCGAGATACAGGATGAGTTTGACGAAGAGAAGCCAATTGTAGAAAAAATAACCGAACGCGAGTTTGTTGTTAACGCACTTGCTCCTATTTACGACGTTAACGAACATCTTCCGCATGACTTACCCGAAGATGGCGATTTCGATACAGTATCCGGATGGTTGGGCGACATTTTTGGTAAGATACCTGACGTTGGCGAGCAGAAAGAATCTAATGGCTACAATATAACAGTACTCAAAAAGTCAGACCAGAATATTGAGTCGGTTAAATTGGAGCTGTTAATAAACGAGGAGGATGCGGTAGACCTGCACTAG
- a CDS encoding 16S rRNA (uracil(1498)-N(3))-methyltransferase, with product MHLFYTPDIDPKLSQYFLTEEESKHAIRVLRLVVGDLVTLIDGKGGLYSAEIKDPHPKRTILHINSVELNYQKRNHYLHIAIAPTKNIERTEWFLEKATEIGIDEISLIICQRSERKEAKIDRLNKIITSAVKQSIKAYHPVLNEAVTLSQFIKSSNDSQKYIAHCINSEKTTLSQTLIPGRKTLVLIGPEGDFTPNEVDTALQSGFNPISLGESRLRTETAALEACFEVNFLNRI from the coding sequence ATGCATTTGTTTTACACACCTGATATCGACCCTAAATTATCCCAATACTTTTTAACCGAGGAAGAAAGCAAGCACGCCATACGTGTACTAAGGCTTGTTGTGGGCGATCTGGTTACTTTGATTGATGGTAAAGGAGGGTTATATAGCGCCGAGATAAAGGACCCACATCCAAAGCGGACAATCCTGCACATCAACTCTGTTGAATTAAATTATCAAAAGCGAAACCACTACCTCCACATAGCCATTGCGCCTACAAAGAATATTGAACGAACCGAATGGTTCCTTGAAAAGGCAACTGAAATAGGTATTGATGAAATATCTTTAATCATTTGCCAGCGGTCTGAAAGAAAAGAGGCCAAGATAGACCGGCTAAACAAAATTATTACATCAGCTGTAAAGCAGTCTATTAAGGCATACCACCCGGTACTCAACGAAGCCGTAACTTTAAGCCAGTTTATTAAAAGCAGTAACGATAGTCAGAAGTATATTGCTCATTGTATCAACAGTGAAAAAACTACTCTTTCACAAACGCTTATACCAGGACGCAAGACGTTGGTATTGATAGGGCCCGAAGGTGACTTTACTCCTAACGAAGTAGATACCGCTTTGCAAAGCGGATTCAATCCAATATCTTTAGGCGAAAGCCGTTTACGTACAGAGACAGCCGCCTTGGAGGCCTGTTTTGAAGTGAACTTTTTAAACCGGATATGA